TCTGGCAATCTTCTTATTCTCTTCTCCTTACCTATTTCCTACTAAGATATCAAACAAGCTCTATATAAAACGCAGTACAAACCGTACTGAGTAATATTCTGATTCAGAAGTGTATAAGAAAACAGGCATATAATAGCATCTGACAAATGCATTATACGCCTGTTTGATTAAAATGTACCATAGTACCCAAATGAAGCAAGCAAAAGTGTACTAAAACGTAAAAAATAATTGCCCTTACGGCAATGCCACTAATGGAATTACTTTCAGGCAATTGACAAACAAACAACAAAAATAATACCTGGAAAACAAGCAGTTACATTGATTTATTTTTATATGAGAACTAGTATATACATACCAGATCTATCAGATTTTCGAATTATTGCATTTTGGTAAAATGACAGAAAATAAATAGACTTATAGCTTAGTAGAGAATAAATCAATTACTATTTGATCAGTTTGAACGTTAAAATAAAGTTACCATGGAGAATATGAACGAGATGGCGAACTTACATTTGGCAGGTGCTACTGTCAGACACATATCTCCTTTTAAGGATTTACCAGTTCATAGAAATAATCAGGAGTTATCTGCTGATTTCTATAAAAAGTGGGTAAACCCTTACTATATGGATATAGTGTCTTATTACTCTGTAGATTGGATCGAATCCGTTAAGGCAATAAAACATGAAATAACACCAGATCTCTGCCTTTTATTATTGGGTGATTTTAACTGGAGAACTAGACTGGTAGGATCTTACTTCGCAGCTGTAAAAGGATACACAGACCTTATTGAATGCATCGGGACTCATCTCATAAAAAGTGAAGTGTGTTGTGTGGGACATATATATGCGTTAACTCTGGCTTTCTTTAATACCAATCAGTGTATACAATACTTGCATCAATACCTTGACTACTATCTGACAAAACCTTCTTTATATTTTGATCAGAAAGTAGTCATCGAGGCAATGGTGTTCATAGATAGGCAAAATCAATCAAACCACATTACTCAGCATATGGATTCATGGAAGGCATTCGTGAATGAGCAAACAAAAATCGAAAAACAGCAAGCACAGGCCTTAGCTAAATTTATTAAAGACTCAAAAGGTGAAAACACATTAAAAAATTATCAAGATTTTCAAGAAAATGAACAATCAAAAGCAGCTCTGTTATCTACAGACTTTTTTGATAAGCAAATACCAATCATTCAAGAACTATCTCAGTACAATAACTCCCATTGATAGGAAGCAAAATAGAATCTATCATTTTTTCTAAAAGCTACTTTATGCCAACAAACTTTTACCTACCTGTTCAAAAAATCGGAGAGCCGGACTGGATACAAAAACTTACCACATATCTTGAGAACTATGATATTGAGTGTGAAGGTCTTGACTCGGGTGGGCTTCAGGAAACGGAAGCCAGACTTGAAATAAAGATGCCTGAAGCTATGTGGGAGTACTATCTCTATTTTGGAGGAATCCAAAGTTCTGATTTTATGTATAACCTAAAGAAGCCCGATGAGTGGATGTTTCTTGCTGATACAAACTGGAGCTTTGTAAAATTATATTTCACATTACCAGAAATCAGCTCAATGATCGTTTTTTCAGAAAGTCCGGGCAACGATCCAGTATGTTTTGATAAAGTAAGTGGTGAGATATACTTATTTTCACATGACCCGTTGCAGAAAGGAAAAATATTTCAGGACTTTACTCAATATCTGATCTATGAGATTATGGAGACAGAAAAACTAGTAGGTGATTCTGATTTTGCAGAAAAAGAAGAAGAAATTACAGAACAATTCCTGTCTGCAGATACTATTGATTATGCATTGAGACATATAAAAATGTAGTCTCTTAATGCTTTTTTGAAATACAGGATTTAATCCCATCAAAATACATTAGGATAAGAAAGCTATAAAAGAGGTCTTTTATGGCTTTCTCACGATTTATTCATCCTCGTCTTCTTCACAGAAACCATTCCGTCAATAAAGTGAGTAAACCCATCATCCTCTGATTGGATTAACAGCTTCTATTGTAATTACAACTGACAAAACAAATAGGCCGTAAACAAAAAAGGCTTTCAGAGAATTCTGAAAGCCTTTTGCGGTGCGGACGGGACTCGAACCCGCGACCCCCGCCGTGACAGGGCGGTATTCTAACCAACTGAACTACCGCACCGTTTTTCTTTTCCGTCTTGCGTTTCGCTTAACGTGGTGCAAAAGTAGGCAAATTATTTTATGACGCAATACCCTTCCAATCATTTTATAAAAAAAATATATAAAAAGCCTGGACGGAATCTGTTTTATCTATTTCTACGAAAGAAGGAATCACTTTACAACTCTTAGATACAGCTTTGCTAATAAATTTAGAGCAATCCAGGCTTAACAATTTATAGTGCACCTCCTGCTCTCCATTCTGAGAGAGTAATAACCTTCCCACTAACAGTATCTAATACTTTGATATGCATATTTTTGGGGTACACATAAAAAGTATAGTATACGATTAGCCGATCTGGATTATTATATCCAACCTGAATAACATAAAAAGGCTCCTGTAATGTAGGTTTTGCCCGGACAAGAAGTGTCACACCCTGTTTTCCATCTGTTATTTTTTGAATATACTTCTCCTTCGCCCTCACCTCTGGAAGCATGTAAACATTCTCTGTAGCCCTATCTGCTAAACTATCATTTGCTAACTGAATGTTTATCAGACAACTGGTATGATTCAGTGGCTGTCTTAACGCTTCAGTAAGGAAAGGAGCTATCCATAATAGAGGTAGTATGACCTGTGGCATTGAAAACGTTAGCTATTGGTTGTGTAGAAGAGATTGTTTAAAGTACAAAAGAGGCTTTTTTACTTCCTATTAGGAGGTTAACCTACAAATTTTGTTAGTGCTCCGGAAGCAATTAACTGATAAACAAAAAAGGCTTTCAGCGTGAACTGAAAGCCTTCTTGCGGTGCGGACGGGACTCGAACCCGCGACCCCCGCCGTGACAGGGCGGTATTCTAACCAACTGAACTACCGCACCGTTTTTCTTTTCCGTCTTGCGTTTCGCTTAACGTGGTGCAAAAGTAGATAAATTATTTTACAACGCAATAGCTCCGATCCAAAAATATTACAACTTTCTCATAACAAACACATAACACACTGACTGACAGGTAGAAAATTTTTGTATTTTTATTGAACAGGCAATCGTACTTCGGCACGTACTACTTCATCGGTTTCCTGATTGATCCGAAATGAGGCGCCTGTTCCGTAGATTAGTACCAAGCGTTGAGAAGTATTAAGTAAGCCAACGCCATCTGAATTTTCGGCACGTTCCAGTTTACCTGTATTCCGAATAATCAGGTTTAGGAAGTTTCTTTCCAGTTGAGCTTGTATGGAAATAAAGCCCCCCTTTAGTGGTTTGGAAATGCCATGTTTTACTGCATTCTCAACCAACGTCTGTACCATCATAGGAGGCACCTGTACATTCAATGTATCAGGGCTGATATTGGTCTGTACCTCAAGACGATCTTCATAGCGGATTTTTTCCAGTGACAAATAATCCTGGACTGTTTTCAACTCTTCATTCAGACTAACAGTTTTCTGTCTGTCACTAAGTAAAGAGTTACGTAAAAGACTTGAGAGTTGTGTGAGGGCTTCTTTGGCTTTATTAGGATCTTCATAGATCAAAGCCCGAATGCTGTTTAACGCATTAAACATAAAGTGTGGATTGAGCTGTGCCCGCAGGATCTTTGCCTCAAAATCTTTCACAGATGATTCGAGCTGTACCCGTTCTATTTCATTGCGTTTGCTCAGCGAGAAATACTGATATACGTGATAGATCACAGACCATAACAGCAGATTTTTTGTCCAGTTCAAAAATCCCCATGCAAGGTAAATCACAGGTATCCCTCCTATCTCATCAAAACGTTTTTGTACACGTGGGATAGTAAAATATTCGAGAGGTACACTTAATACTACCATGGTGACTGCCATAATGAGTACAGCCATCAAAGTACGTGGAATAATCTGGCTTAATGGCAACTCCAGCCAATGTAACCTCTTTAAAATTAACCTATAAAGATGTGTAATACCAATTCCTAAACCTATGCTAATAATCACATTGACAACCTGTCCATAACTATAGCCATCCCGTAAAATGTATATAATGAGGTCACTCAGCGAATACCCTGTCCAGCCAATAATCTGACACAGCCAATATATCTTTCTTCGATTCATACAGTTCTTACAATCCACACTTTACCCTCTCTCAGGGTAAAATAAATATCTCCCAATTATTAATTTTTAACAATTAACACTCATTTTATCAGTGTTTCATTAGTTGTAGTCTGTATGTATTAATCAAAATATGCACCAATATGTGCCAGTTTTCAATCTATTTTACAGGAACGGAAAAAATACCTCATTAAAGGCAAATCAAACCAAATACCCGTGTTTCTGGTTTACCAATAACTTTACCGATTCAAACCATTTTGTACAAAATGCTTAAGATTGCCTGGGCTCCTGAATATGCACATCCTCTGCCTGAGGGTCATCGCTTCCCCATGGAGAAATACACATTGCTTCCCGAACAACTTCTGTATGAAGGGACTGTCTCCTCTGAAAACTTTTTTAGACCTACGCCATTGGAAGAAAAATGGATTTTAACCACCCATGAAAAATCCTATTGGGAAAAGCTTAAAAATCAGACATTGACTCCGGCAGAGATTCGGAGAACAGGCTTTCCGCTATCCGAGTCTCTGGTAAGGCGCGAAATTATCATTGCTCAGGGAACAATCCAAGCTGTACACTTTGCCTTGCAATATGGTGTGGCCATGAATATTGCTGGCGGTACTCACCATGCCTTCACCAACAGAGGTGAAGGCTTTTGTCTCCTTAATGACATCGCAATCGGTGCAAACTACCTGCTGGAGACGAAATTAGCTCAAAAAATTCTGGTGATAGATCTGGATGTCCATCAGGGAGACGGCACTGCCCAGATTTTTCAGAATGAATCACGTGTATTTACCTTTAGTATGCATGGGGCAAATAATTATCCTCTGCATAAAGAACAATCGGATCTGGACATACCTTTACCGGATTCTACAGATGATAAACATTATCTTTCGCTACTGAGTACTAATCTGCCTCAGTTGATAGATATCCACCAACCTGAGTTTATATTTTTTCAGTCAGGAGTGGATGTGTTGGCTACCGACAAACTGGGAAAACTCTCCCTCACACCTGACGGCTGCCGTGAGCGAGATCGCATAGTATGGACGCTATGCAAACAACACCGAATTCCGGTGGTAGCCAGTATGGGAGGTGGATATTCCACTCGGATAGCAGATATTGTAGATGCCCATGCCAATACTTACAGACTAGCTCAGGAAATATTTTTCTAAGTCTATGGTTATAAACCTCATGCTGTTGTTTTCTAAAGGTATCATAAGTCAAACCAAAACTTGAAAAATATCCTTTTACACATACTTTTGTAAATCTACCTATTGTTTCAAATCTCATTATGCGAGTAAAAGTAGCTGTAGTACAGGAAACCCCTGTATTTTTTAATCTGGAAGCAACGATTCAGAAAATGGAAAATACAATTGCCGAATATGCCTCCCAGGGTTGCCAGCTACTTGTGTTTCCAGAGTCATTCATTCCGGGCTACCCTCGAAAGTTTACGTTCGGCTCTACAATTGGACAACGTAGTAATCAGGGAAGGCAACTGTATCAGCAATATTGGGAAAATAGTCTTGAACTGCCTGGAAAACACTTAGCACAGTTAGAACAAATTGCCAAAACCCA
The DNA window shown above is from Xanthocytophaga agilis and carries:
- a CDS encoding sensor histidine kinase, coding for MNRRKIYWLCQIIGWTGYSLSDLIIYILRDGYSYGQVVNVIISIGLGIGITHLYRLILKRLHWLELPLSQIIPRTLMAVLIMAVTMVVLSVPLEYFTIPRVQKRFDEIGGIPVIYLAWGFLNWTKNLLLWSVIYHVYQYFSLSKRNEIERVQLESSVKDFEAKILRAQLNPHFMFNALNSIRALIYEDPNKAKEALTQLSSLLRNSLLSDRQKTVSLNEELKTVQDYLSLEKIRYEDRLEVQTNISPDTLNVQVPPMMVQTLVENAVKHGISKPLKGGFISIQAQLERNFLNLIIRNTGKLERAENSDGVGLLNTSQRLVLIYGTGASFRINQETDEVVRAEVRLPVQ
- a CDS encoding DUF6000 family protein; the protein is MENMNEMANLHLAGATVRHISPFKDLPVHRNNQELSADFYKKWVNPYYMDIVSYYSVDWIESVKAIKHEITPDLCLLLLGDFNWRTRLVGSYFAAVKGYTDLIECIGTHLIKSEVCCVGHIYALTLAFFNTNQCIQYLHQYLDYYLTKPSLYFDQKVVIEAMVFIDRQNQSNHITQHMDSWKAFVNEQTKIEKQQAQALAKFIKDSKGENTLKNYQDFQENEQSKAALLSTDFFDKQIPIIQELSQYNNSH
- a CDS encoding SMI1/KNR4 family protein → MPTNFYLPVQKIGEPDWIQKLTTYLENYDIECEGLDSGGLQETEARLEIKMPEAMWEYYLYFGGIQSSDFMYNLKKPDEWMFLADTNWSFVKLYFTLPEISSMIVFSESPGNDPVCFDKVSGEIYLFSHDPLQKGKIFQDFTQYLIYEIMETEKLVGDSDFAEKEEEITEQFLSADTIDYALRHIKM
- a CDS encoding histone deacetylase; amino-acid sequence: MLKIAWAPEYAHPLPEGHRFPMEKYTLLPEQLLYEGTVSSENFFRPTPLEEKWILTTHEKSYWEKLKNQTLTPAEIRRTGFPLSESLVRREIIIAQGTIQAVHFALQYGVAMNIAGGTHHAFTNRGEGFCLLNDIAIGANYLLETKLAQKILVIDLDVHQGDGTAQIFQNESRVFTFSMHGANNYPLHKEQSDLDIPLPDSTDDKHYLSLLSTNLPQLIDIHQPEFIFFQSGVDVLATDKLGKLSLTPDGCRERDRIVWTLCKQHRIPVVASMGGGYSTRIADIVDAHANTYRLAQEIFF